From Echinicola soli, a single genomic window includes:
- a CDS encoding RagB/SusD family nutrient uptake outer membrane protein produces MKKMIISALAVVLLITAGCTDLDEQILDETSASGLSQNEIVEGNVAAAYAVFSNLFNHVNYFNLQEISTDEAILPFRGGTDWGDNGIFIGMHTHNFITTDPRIRDSWNLIMQGISRCVTAINVIPETSEGDATIYVAEMRALRAFYSMLSLDLYGLVFVKEDVNETSEILRGEEAFNYIASELEYALPIVPGNIGPGRMSKGAVQGLLARLYLNAAVYKDRYAENFTFDQSDMAKVIEYCDDVINSGMYELSTDYFAMFDDENHTNPELIFVYDQRAELNGHNRMAYFSLSGDMYPLPEFPNANGTDGPGITSDFYDTWEEAYAPMDPAVTDPRFHRENLIIPSDSCMSADEFEINRGILRGQQYGLIRNENGFERCEGGGYRIGKLYSRSRNRPDLAVNFTRQIDYTTPGSQYSAGYRVEKYEFSKKSSSGRNFGEADIVLIRLADIYLMRAEAKLRSGGDLAAALADVNMVRAARTARFTAPPLQEINLDLLFRERGFEFYWEMQRRTDMVRFGKYEGVWTEKTDNDPHKRVFPIPQTALDGASSIPGYLEQNPGY; encoded by the coding sequence TGCTTCCGGACTGTCTCAAAATGAGATCGTCGAAGGGAATGTGGCCGCTGCCTATGCCGTGTTTAGCAATTTATTTAATCATGTAAATTACTTTAACCTTCAAGAAATATCTACAGATGAGGCGATTTTGCCTTTTAGGGGCGGGACAGACTGGGGAGATAATGGGATTTTTATTGGCATGCATACACATAACTTCATTACTACAGACCCAAGGATCCGTGACAGTTGGAACTTGATTATGCAAGGGATCTCCCGCTGTGTGACAGCGATCAATGTCATTCCGGAAACCTCAGAAGGAGACGCTACAATTTATGTAGCGGAAATGCGGGCTTTGAGAGCATTTTATTCAATGCTTAGCCTTGATCTTTATGGGCTGGTTTTTGTAAAAGAAGATGTAAATGAGACTTCAGAAATTCTTAGGGGAGAGGAAGCTTTTAACTATATAGCTTCTGAACTTGAATATGCCTTGCCAATTGTACCAGGTAATATTGGGCCCGGAAGGATGTCCAAAGGAGCCGTGCAAGGGTTATTGGCCAGGCTCTACCTGAATGCAGCGGTTTACAAAGATCGGTATGCAGAAAATTTCACCTTTGACCAGTCAGATATGGCCAAGGTGATCGAATACTGTGATGATGTAATCAATTCCGGTATGTATGAGCTTTCTACCGACTATTTTGCGATGTTTGATGATGAAAACCATACGAATCCAGAACTGATTTTTGTGTACGACCAAAGGGCTGAGCTAAATGGTCATAACAGGATGGCCTATTTTTCCCTTTCTGGGGATATGTATCCACTGCCTGAATTTCCTAACGCAAACGGTACTGATGGACCTGGTATCACTTCTGACTTTTATGACACTTGGGAAGAAGCCTATGCACCTATGGATCCTGCCGTGACTGATCCTCGCTTTCATAGAGAAAACCTGATCATTCCTTCAGATTCTTGTATGAGTGCGGATGAATTTGAGATCAACCGCGGTATCCTTAGGGGCCAACAATATGGACTTATCAGGAATGAAAATGGTTTCGAAAGATGTGAGGGTGGAGGATACCGCATCGGAAAGTTATACAGCAGGAGTAGAAACCGGCCTGATCTTGCCGTTAATTTTACCAGACAAATTGATTACACCACCCCAGGAAGCCAGTACAGTGCGGGATATCGTGTGGAAAAATATGAATTTAGCAAAAAATCTTCAAGCGGTAGAAATTTCGGCGAGGCAGATATTGTTCTGATCAGGTTGGCTGATATTTATCTAATGAGAGCAGAGGCAAAGTTAAGAAGTGGGGGAGATTTGGCAGCGGCACTTGCGGATGTAAACATGGTAAGAGCAGCCAGAACAGCACGGTTTACAGCTCCTCCTTTGCAAGAAATTAATCTTGATCTTCTCTTTAGAGAAAGGGGGTTCGAATTTTACTGGGAAATGCAGCGAAGAACTGACATGGTACGATTTGGAAAATATGAAGGCGTATGGACCGAAAAGACCGATAATGATCCGCATAAAAGGGTTTTCCCTATACCCCAAACAGCCTTGGATGGAGCATCAAGCATTCCCGGATACTTGGAGCAGAATCCAGGTTATTGA